The sequence below is a genomic window from Leptospira dzoumogneensis.
TGCGCTGGAAACGGTTCTCAAAGATCTGGATGTGGATCTGATCCGTGCATTGAGCGGGAATGAAGCATTAAAGGCTACATTACATCATGATTTTGCTTTGGCTTTACTGGATATCCAAATGCCGGAAATGGACGGATATGAACTTGCTACCATTCTAAGAGAAGAAGAGAAGACTGCAAGGCTTCCTTTTATTTTTATCTCCGCAGTTTATACGGATAATATGAACGTATTTAAGGGTTATGAAAGAGGCGCATTCAGCTTTATCACAAAACCTTTCGAACCTCAGATATTGAGGAATAAGGTGAAATTTTTTGTAGAGAAACATATGCAGGAGATCTCTCTACAGAACCTAAATCAGGACCTCCTAAAGAAGAATGAAGAATTGGAAAGCGCAAACAAGGAACTGGATGCATTCTGCTATTCCGTTTCTCACGATCTTAGAGGACCATTACGTGCTATCGAAGGTTTTGCTAAAATTCTCCAGGAAGATTATACGAAGGATCTGGATGATGAGGCAAAACGGATCCTGGGAGTGATCGTTGGAAGCACTCTAAAGATGGACAAGCTGATCGATAGTTTACTTCTGCTTTCCAGAATGGGGAAGAAGGAAATTACAAAAACTATAGTGAATGTTTCGGAACTTGTGCAACATATTCTCTACGAACTACAAGTGGAAACACAAAATGGAAAAACCAAGATCCAAATAGGAGAATTATATCCCGTTATGGGAGATATGGAATTGCTCGGTCAGGTTTTTATAAATTTGATCTCTAACGCGATCAAGTATTCTTCCAAAAAGGAAGAGCCGATCGTTGAAATAGGA
It includes:
- a CDS encoding sensor histidine kinase, with amino-acid sequence MNTKAKILIVDDRPENLLALETVLKDLDVDLIRALSGNEALKATLHHDFALALLDIQMPEMDGYELATILREEEKTARLPFIFISAVYTDNMNVFKGYERGAFSFITKPFEPQILRNKVKFFVEKHMQEISLQNLNQDLLKKNEELESANKELDAFCYSVSHDLRGPLRAIEGFAKILQEDYTKDLDDEAKRILGVIVGSTLKMDKLIDSLLLLSRMGKKEITKTIVNVSELVQHILYELQVETQNGKTKIQIGELYPVMGDMELLGQVFINLISNAIKYSSKKEEPIVEIGCNRANGENTYFVKDNGAGFNMKYQNRLFGVFQRLHDNRDFEGVGIGLAIVHRIVTRHGGKVWAEGEVGKGATFYITLPEIQEI